A single window of Oreochromis aureus strain Israel breed Guangdong linkage group 7, ZZ_aureus, whole genome shotgun sequence DNA harbors:
- the LOC116329017 gene encoding tripartite motif-containing protein 16-like — translation MAAASCLLSEDQFLCCICLEVFTDPVSTPCGHNFCKNCITQHWNSSPLCQCPVCKRKYYTRPELHVNTFISEMAAQFKLSAQQEASSSSRRRSEQQSAKPGEVLCDVCTGTKLKALKSCLVCLTSYCETHLQPHQTVSGLKRHQLIDPVKNLEWMMCSKHDKPLELYCKTDQRCVCAICSVSDHKRHDVVPLTEEYDAKKAGLEKTEAEIQEMIQKRKIKIGEMKHSVQLSKKEADRVTAEGVHIFTSLIEFAKSSMKELIKTIEEQQRTAEKQAEGHMKELEQELSELMQKSSEVEKLTRPEDILDLIQSLSSVKTAPPTKDWTNISVHLPSYTWMVVRIINQVESNLRSEIRKVTKAELKRVRDYKVKVTFDADSVQPKAPQSANDNCKCVLSKQGFSFGRFYFEVYVKTHGTWTVGVAKYMSNLKRESTILSPANGYWTICSEQWRSGHPALNSEIKEVGVFIDYDEGLVCFYEINCAALIHSFIGCSFTEKLYPFFSTCRNDGVQIHTSACVIS, via the coding sequence ATGGCTGCTGCCAGCTGTCTGCTGTCTGAAGACCAGTTTCTGTGCTGCATCTGTCTGGAAGTGTTCACAGATCCAGTCAGTACACCATGTGGACACAACTTCTGCAAGAACTGCATCACTCAGCACTGGAACAGCAGTcctctgtgtcagtgtccaGTCTGTAAAAGGAAGTACTACACAAGACCCGAGCTCCATGTCAATACTTTCATCTCTGAGATGGCTGCTCAGTTCAAGCTGTCAGCTCAGCAGgaagccagcagcagcagcaggaggagatcAGAGCAACAGTCTGCTAAACCAGGAGAAGTTCTCTGTGATGTTTGTACTGGGACCAAACTGAAGGCTCTGAAGTCCTGTCTGGTGTGTCTGACCTCCTACTGTGAGACTCACCTGCAGCCTCATCAGACTGTTTCAGGCCTGAAGAGACATCAGCTGATCGACCCTGTTAAGAACCTGGAATGGATGATGTGTTCAAAACACGATAAACCGCTGGAGCTCTATTGTAAGACCGACCAAAGGTGTGTCTGTGCTATCTGCTCTGTTTCGGACCACAAGCGTCATGATGTTGTTCCTCTGACAGAAGAATATGATGCAAAGAAGGCAGGGCTGGAGAAAACAGAGGCTGAAATTCAGGAGATGATCCAGAAAAGAAAGATTAAGATTGGGGAAATGAAACACTCTGTGCAGCTCAGTAAGAAAGAGGCAGACAGAGTGACAGCAGAAGGTGTTCATATCTTCACATCTTTAATAGAGTTTGCAAAGAGCAGCATGAAAGAGCTGATCAAGACGATCGAAGAGCAGCAGAGAACAGCAGAGAAACAGgctgaaggccacatgaaggAGCTAGAGCAGGAGCTTTCTGAACTTATGCAGAAAAGCTCTGAGGTGGAGAAGCTCACACGGCCTGAAGACATCCTTGACCTCATCCAGAGTTTATCTTCAGTGAAAACTGCTCCCCCAACCAAAGACTGGACAAACATCAGTGTCCATCTACCATCATACACATGGATGGTGGTGAGAATTATAAATCAGGTGGAGAGTAATCTCAGAAGTGAGATAAGGAAAGTGACGAAGGCTGAACTGAAGAGGGTTAGGGATTACAAAGTTAAGGTGACATTTGACGCTGATTCAGTTCAACCCAAAGCTCCCCAGTCTGCAAATGATAattgtaaatgtgttttgtcAAAACAGGGTTTCTCTTTTGGAAGATTTTACTTTGAGGTTTATGTTAAAACCCATGGTACATGGACAGTAGGAGTGGCCAAATACATGAGCAACCTAAAGAGAGAAAGCACCATACTGAGccctgcaaatggttactggactatTTGCTCTGAGCAATGGAGATCGGGCCATCCAGCCCTGAATTCAGAAATTAAGGAGGTGGGAGTGTTTATAGATTATGATGAAGGCCTGGTTTGCTTCTATGAAATCAATTGTGCAGCTCTAATTCACTCATTTATTGGCTGCTCTTTCACTGAGAAACTCTACCCGTTCTTCAGTACCTGCCGAAATGatggggttcaaatccacaccAGTGCATGTGTAATATCATAG